GACGCTCCCCGGCCGACGGCCACCAGGAGCAGCTCCGCCTCGAGGACCTGACCTCCTGCGGTGACCCGCACGCCGGTCTCGGTCTTCTCGTAGGACTCGAACATCGTTCCGGTCAGCGCCTTGATCTTGCGCTTGCGGAACGCGCGCTCGAGCTGCGCCGACGAGTCGGCGTCCTCGGCGGCCATCAGGCGCGGCAGTCCTTCGACGATCGTGACCTCGGCACCGAACGAACGCCAGACGCTGGCGAACTCGCACCCGATGACGCCGCCGCCGAGCACGATCACCGAAGCGGGGACCTTGTCGAGGCGCAGCGCGTGCTCGGAGGTGAGCACCCGCTCGCCGTCGATCTCCAGACCGGGCAGCGTGCGGGAGTAGGACCCGCTCGCCAGCACGACGTTCTTCCCGGTGAGGGTCTGCGGACCGTCGGCCGTGTCCACGAGGATCGCGTCACGGCCGACCAGGCGCCCGGCGCCCTCGACCACGGTGATGCCGCGGCCCTTGATCAACCCGGTGAGGCCCTTGAACAACCGCTGGACGACGCCGTCCTTGTACGTGTTCACGCCGGCCATGTCGATGCCCTCGAGGCTGGCCTGCACGCCGAACTGCCCGGCGTCACGGGTGGCGTCGGCCACCTCCGCCGCATGCAGGAGCGCCTTGGTCGGGATGCAGCCCACGTGCAGGCAGGTGCCGCCGAGGTTGCCCTTCTCGACCAGAGCCACCGTGAGACCGAGCTGCGCGGCACGGAGCGCACACGCGTAACCGCCGGACCCTGCTCCCAGGATCACCACATCGAAGTGGTTGGCGTCCGCCACGGTCCCTCGTCCTCCTCGTCGGCGCGTGCACGTTGACTCAGGCCATCCTTGCACTTCTGTTCCCCAAGTCCACAGCAGGGCGACACGCGGGGCGGACCGGACCGGTTGGCGGCGGCGACCAGGCATGCCGCACACTTGCGCGCATGGGTCTGTTCGATCGATTCCGCCGTAGCAACGGCCTCTCCCGTGGGGGACCTACGGGGTCCACCGTGCGCGCCGCCGACTCGACCGATGCAGCCCACCTGCGCGAGTGGGTGATCGCCCGCCGTGGCGTCGAGGGATTCGTCGAGCCCCGGACGACGGTCAGCGAGGTCACGCTGCTGCTCGTCGCGCACGACGGCGAGTGGACCCGGCGTCGGGTGGAGTCGGTGCACTGGGCGCACACGTTCTGCAACAAGCTCAGCGTGCCGTCGTACGACGCTGCGGTCGTCGGCATTCCGCAGCGGATGCGTGACTACAACAGCCGTCAGAAGTCCGCGAAGGCCCCGAACCCGTTCTCGCAGCCGCCGCCGACCGACTGAGGTCGGCGGGACGGCCGCGCGCACTCAGCGGTTCGCGCGCGCCGCGACCAGCTCGACCAGCGTGCTGATCCCGAAGCCGGTTCCGCCGCTGGGCACGTGGCCCCAGGGGCCGCCGGTGTTGTAGCTCGGGCCGGCGATGTCGAAGTGCGCCCACGGCACGTCCTCGACGAACTGCTCGAGGAACGCCGCGGCGTACAGGGCCGAACCCCAGCGCACCCAGTTGTGCTGCAGCAGGTCCGCGACCTTGCTCTCGGTGCGCACGCTGGTGCGCTGCTCCGGCGGGATGGGCAGGTGCCAGAACAGCTCGCCGGTGACCCCGGCGGCTCGTTCGACCTCGGCCACCGTCTCGTCGTCACCGAACAGGCCGGCGATCCGGTCGCCGAGCGCGACCACGCACGGACCGGTCAGCGTCGAGATCTCGAAGATCACCTCGGGCGCCTCACGCGCCGCCATGGTGAGGGCGTCGGCGAGGATCAGCCGGCCCTCGGCGTCGGTGTTGGTGACCTCGACGGTCTTGCCCGAGTACATCGAGAGGACGTCGCCCGGTCGCATCGAGGTGCCGCTCACCATGTTCTCCGCGATCGGCACGTACGCCGTCACCGCCACCGGGAGCTCGAGCGCGGCGACCGCGTGGATCGCCGCGACGACCGCAGCGGCTCCGGCCATGTCGGACTTCATCGCCGACATCGATCCGCCGGGCTTGATGGTCAGGCCGCCGGAGTCGAAGGTGATGCCCTTGCCGACGAGCGCAACCGAGCCGCGTGGTTCGGCCGGCGCCCAGGTGAGCTTGACCAGGCACGGGGGATTGGCCGAGCCGAGGCCGACGCCGAGGATGCCGCCGCAGCCGAGCTTCTTCAGCTGAGCCGCGGTGACGAGCTCGTAGCCGACCTGGGTGCCCTTGGTCAGCTTCTGGATCTCGGCGGCGAACTTGGTGGGGACCAGGGCGTTCGGGGGAGTGTTCACCCAGTCGCGCGCCTTGGCGGTGAGGTCCCCGAGCAGCACCGCGTGATCGAGCGCCGCGACGACGTCGGACCGTCGGGCCCCGTAGCTGAGCACGACCACGTCGGCCAGGGAGACCTTGCGCGGCTTCGACTTGAACGCCTCGAACCGGTACAGGCCGGAGAGGAAACCTTCGGCGACCGCCCGGACGTGGTCGGCGTCGTCGGCGGGCAGCGCGAGCGCGACCGAGGCCACGTTGCCGAGCGACCGGGAAGCGACGCCGGCAGCGCGGCGTACCTTCTCGGGAGTCAGCGCGTCACGGTCCCCGAGCCCGACGACGAGCAGCTGGCCGGCGTTCACCTGGTCACCCGCCGGGACCCGTGCGGTCTCACCCGGCGCACCGGTGAACCCGGCTGCCGCGAGGAGCGGTGCGAAGCCCCGCCCGTACGCCGCGGCGACCGCCTCGGCACCACCGAGAGGCACCGCAGCGCCCTTCTTGTCGGTCCCGACCCCGATGACGACGAGGTCGGTGCGGACTCGGTCGGCCGCGGCCTTGCGCAGCGTGTAGGTCGTCACGGGTCGAGGTTACCGAGTGTGCGAGCTTGCTCGTGACCGAGTGGCCAAGCTTGCTCGTGACGGAGTGGTCGAGCTGCTGCGGTAACTTCTCCCTCATGGCCCTCAAGCAGTCCGTCCTGCACGACCGTCACGTCGCCCTCGGTGCGAAGTTCTCCGAGTTCGGTGGCTGGGAGATGCCGCTGCAGTACGCCGGTGTCGTCCCCGAGCACACCGCTGTGCGCGAGGCCGTCGGGGTCTTCGACGTCAGCCACCTCGGCAAGGTCGTCGTGCGCGGCGAGGGTGCGCTGGAGTTCATCAACTCCTGCTTCACCAACGACCTCGGTCGGATCGAGAAGGGCAAGGCGCAGTACACGTTGTGCTGCGACGAGGAGACCGGCGGCGTCGTCGACGACCTGATCGTCTACCTCAAGGACGACGACCACCTGCTGCTGGTGCCGAACGCGGCCAACACCGCCGAGGTCGTACGGCGCCTCGAGGCCAAGGCGCCCGCCGGCCTGACGATCACCGACCACCACGAGACGCATGCCGTGCTCGCCGTCCAGGGGACGAAGTCCGACGAGGTGCTCCAGGCGCTGGACCTCCCCACCGGTCACGACTACATGGCGTTCGCCGAAGCCCCTTTCGACGGTACCGACGTCGTCGTCTGCCGTACCGGCTACACGGGGGAGCGCGGCTACGAGCTGATCGCCCCCAACGAGATCGCGGGTGCGTTGTGGGACGCGCTGTTCGAGGCGGGGGCGGCGTACGACCTCGCGCCGTGCGGTCTCGGCGCCCGCGACACCCTGCGCACGGAGATGGGCTACCCGCTGCACGGCCAGGACATCTCGATGTCGATCACGCCTGTCCAGGCGCGGATCGGTTGGGCGATCGGCTGGAAGAAGGACGCGTTCTGGGGCAAGGCCGCCTTGGAGGCCGAGCGGGAGGCGGGCCCGAAGGTCACCCTGCGTGGTCTGGTCGCCTCGGGTCGTGGCATCCCGCGGCCCCACATGAGTGTCCGGCTCACCGGCGACATGCCGATCGGGGAGATCACCTCGGGAACGTTCTCGCCGACGCTGAAGAAGGGCATCGCGCTGGCGCTGATCAACTCCCAGGTCGCTGAGGGCGCCGAGGTGTCCGTCGACGTCCGGGGACGCTCGGAGATCTTCGTGGTGACCAAACCGCCGTTCGTCACCGCCGGCGTACGGGAGGCGTGAGATGACGAACTCTCCCGAACCGACCGCGTTCCCTGCTGCCTCGGCGCAGGTGCCCTGGTGGTGGCAGCACCTGGACGCCGACGGGGCGGTGCTCGAACCGGCCGACGGCCGTCAGGAGTTCCCGACCCGCAGCGACGCAGAGTCGTGGGTGGGAGAGTTCTGGGCCGACCTGGCCGACGAGGGCGTCGCCTCGGTCACCCTGTTCGAGGGCGACCGCGAGGTGTACGGCCCCATGTCCCTCGAGGCGTAGTCGGAGGAAGCCTCAGATCGGCTTGCCGCCGATGCGGACCTGCGGCTTCGGCAGACGCATGAACCGCAGCTGCAGCACGCGGGTGAACCCGTAGAACGTCGTGCCCTTGAGGCTCTCGCCCGGGAACTGCTCGGTCAGTGCCTTCTTCAGGCGGAAGCGGATCGTCACGACGTCGACGACCAGCAGCACCATCGTGACGGTCTGCAGGATGCCTGCGGCGTTCTGGACGTCCTTGTTCCCCACGGAGCCGGCGACCAGGATCACCAGCAGGATCGGCAGGATGAACTCGGTGAACATCAGGCGGGAGTCGACCCAGTCGCGGACCGCACGCTTGACGGGACCCTTGTCCCGCGCGGGGAGGTACTTCTCCTCGCCGTTCTTCATGCCTTCGCGGATCCGCTTGTTCGAGTCCCCACGGGTCTCGCGGAGCAGCTTCGCGGCTGCCTTCTTGTCGCCGGCCGCCTGGGCGCGCGCCTTGGCGGCCGCCTCGGCCTCCTTGCGGGTCGGCGTCGGGCGCCCCTTCTTGTCCGCTGCCGCGCTCTCGACGGGCTGGGACTCGGGGACTGAGGAGCTATCGGAACGACCGAACAACGTGGATGCCTTCTCGAACAGGGGAGGAACAGATCGAGTGAAGACTACCTGTCGCCCGTTGGGCCCGGCCGCGAGGACCGAAGGGCCCGGTCCCCGGCATTTCGGAGACGAAACGATGTCCGTTTTGTCACACTTGTCATCGTGAGGGAGTCTTATGTCGATCTCGAGCGCGAAGCAGAGCTGCGTGCCTACGCGGTGCTCGACGCCGAGCAGATCCCGGCGTTGGAGCGGATCGCCGACCTCGCCGCGGAGATCTGCGGCATGGCGGTGGCCGAGGTCAACGCCGTCTCGCTGGACGACGTCGTGCACGTCGCGACCACCAACCGCGACCACCTGCGGGTACCGCGTGAGTTCTCGTTCTGCAGCCCGGTGATCAGCTACGGGGTCGACACCTACACGGTGGTGGACGCGACGAAGCAGGAGCCGTTCGCCTCCAGCCCGTACGTGACCGGTGAGCGGGCCTCGATCCGCTCGTACGCCGCCGCGCGGATGGTCGGGCCGACGGGAGTCGTCCTGGGCAACCTGTGCGTCTTCGACTACGAACCGCGTGAGGTCACGATCGACCAGCTCGCCGCGCTGCAGTCGCTGTCGGCGACGATCGTCGAGATCCTGGAGATGCGCCGCACCGAGCGTGAGCTTGCGACGGCGCTCAACCGACTCGCCGGGTCGCACCGCGCGTTGCACTCCTCGAACGAGTCGCTGGAGGCCTTCGCCGGCCAGATCAGCCACGACCTGCAGGCGCCGCTGACCGCGGTCGAGGTCGCGCTCGAGCTGCTCGAGGACGAGGTCGACCTCTCCGAGGACGCGCAAATGCTGCTCGGGCACGCGCGCTCCGGTGGACGCCGGATGCAGAGCACGATCACCGAGCTCCTCGACTTCGCGGTCGCCGGGTCCTCGAGCCCGACCGTCCCGGTCGACCTGAACGAGGTGGTCAGCGAGGTCCTCGCCGACCTGGACTGGAGCCTGACCGACGCCAAGATCGAGGTCGAACCGCTGCCCGCCGTCCTGGGTCAGAGCGCCGAGCTGCGAGCGGTGATGCAGAACCTGGTCGCCAACGCCGTGAAGTTCTCCGCACCGACCGCGGTGCCGCACATCCAGATCCACGGCGAGAGCCACGACGGCACGGTCCGGGTGACCGTCGCCGACAACGGTCCGGGCGTGCCGGAGGAGCAGCGCGAGGCTGTCTTCGGCCTCAACGTCCGCGGCGACACCGACGTAGCCGGTTACGGGATCGGGCTCGCGACCTGCGCCCGGATCGTCCGGACCCGACGCGGAGCGATCGGGGTCGACCCGTCACCGACCGGCGGCTCGTCGTTCTGGTTCGAGCTACCTGCTGCGGGCCAGCTCGCCTAGTCCTTGCTGGTGCGACCCGGGAGGTCGAGCATCCGCTGCAGGGCGACCTTCGCCCACTTCTCGGTCTCCCCGTCGACCTGGATCTGGTTGACCACGGTGCCCTCGACCAGTGACTCGAGCGCCCAGACCAGGTGCGGCAGGTCGATCCGGTTCATCGTCGAGCAGTAGCAGACGGTCTTGTCGAGGAAGACGATGTTCTTGTCGGGATGCGCGTTGGCCAGCCGCTTGACCAGGTTGAGCTCGGTACCGATCGCCCAGCTCGAACCGGCCGGCGCGGCCTCGATCGTGTTGATGATGAACTCGGTCGACCCGACCTTGTCCGCCTTCAGCACGACGTCGTGCGCGCACTCGGGGTGCACCAGGACCTGGACGTCCGGGATGGTCGCGCGGAGCTCGTCGACGACCTCGGCCGAGAACCGCCCGTGCACCGAGCAGTGCCCCTTCCAGAGGATCACCTTCGCGGCACGCAGCTCCTCCACGGTGTTGCCGCCGTTGGGGAGCAGCGGGTTCCACACGATGCAGTCGTCGAGGGAGTACCCGAGCTTGAGGACGGCGGTGTTGCGGCCGAGGTGCTGGTCGGGGAAGAACAGGACCTTGGTGTCCGGACCCTTCTGGGCGAACGCCCACTCCAGTGCGACGTCGGCGTTCGAGGAGGTGCAGACGGCGCCGTCGTGGTTGCCGCAGAACGCCTTGATGTCGGCCGAGGAGTTCATGTACGTGATCGGCACGACGACGTCGGCGACCCCTGCGTCGGTCAGCGCGTCCCAGGCGTCCTGGACCTGACCGAGGCGGGCCATGTCCGCCATCGAGCAGCCGGCCGCTAGGTCGGGGAGGATCACCTTCTGGTCGTCGCTGGTGAGGATGTCGGCCGACTCGGCCATGAAGTGCACGCCGCAGAAGACGATGAACTCGGCTTCCGGTCGCGCTGCCGCGTCCTTGGCGAGCTTGAAGGAGTCACCCATCACGTCGGCGAACTGCACGACCTCGTCGCGCTGGTAGTGGTGACCGAGGACGAACACCCGGTTGCCGAGCTTGGCCTTGGCCGCCTCGGCGCGCGCGACCAGGTCCGGATCGGACGCAGCGGGCAGGTCGCCCGGGCACTCGACACCCCGTTCTGAGGACAAGTCCTTGCCCCGTCCCAGCGGAAGCAGCGGCAGGTCGATCGTGGTCATGGGGACATCCTCCCACGGGGGTACGACTGGATCACGGGGGGAACCACGGCGCGGGCGGCTGCATTCCGCACGCGGGGGTAGAAGTGACCCATGACGTACCCGACGCTGCTGCACACCGTCCTGGACACGACCGACGTCCGCGGTACGGCGGAGTTCTACCGGCAACTGCTGGGTCTGCAGTACCGGCCTGGTGACGCGCCGGACGAAAGCGGCCCGGACCCCGACTGGCTCGTCCTGCTGGGCGGCAACGGTGGTCGCGCGCTGGCCTTCCAGCAGGTCGAGCACCTGGAGCGCACCACCTGGCCGGACCACGACGTACCGATGCAGATGCACCTCGACCTGACCGTGCCCGACGTGACGGAGCTGGAGCACCAGCGCGATCGAGCACGGGATCTCGGCGCCGAGATGGTGCTGGACCGCAGCGACCACGACGAGGAGCCGCTGTACGTGCTGAGGGACCCCGCCGGTCACCCGTTCTGCATCTTCGTGGCCTGACCCGTCTGCTCGGACGGCCCTACGGCAGGATGGCCGCATGCGCGTCGTGATCGCGCCGGACAAGTTCGCCGGCACCCTGAGCGCCGTCGAGGCGGCCCGCGCGATCGCCACCGGCTGGTCCCGCCGGGTTCCGGACGCCGAGCTCGTCGAGGTGCCGCTCTCCGACGGCGGTCCGGGCTTCGTCGACGTCCTGCACGCGGCGCTCGGCGGTGAGCTGATCGCCGTTACCGTTCCCGACCCGTACGGCGAACCTGTCCCGGCCACGGTGCTGCTGGTCGGCACCACGGCGTACGTCGAGACCGCCCAGGCCGTCGGCCTGCACCTGACCCCCGCTGAGCAGCGCCGCCCCACCGTCGGCTCGAGTCGCGGCGTCGGCGAGCTCATCGCGGCTGCCGTGGACGCCGGAGCAACCCGCGTCCTCATCGGTGCCGGGGGCACGGCGACCAACGACGGGGGAGCGGGCTTGCTCGCCGGGCTGGGAGCCACCGGTGCGGGAGCACCCCTCGATGCCGGCCCCTACGGCCTAGACGGCCTGACGGCCGTCGACCTTGGCCCGGCGCATGCTGCGGTCGAGGACGTCGAGCTGGTGCTGGCCTCCGACGTCGACACCCAGCTGCTCGGACTCATCGGCGCCACCAAGACCTACGGCCCGCAGAAGGGCTTGACCGAGGACGAGCTGCTCCTCGTCGACCGGCACCTGCAGACGTTCGCCGAGCTGACCGATCGCAAGGTCGCGACCGTCAAGGGCGCAGGTGCAGCAGGAGGCATCGGCTTCGCCCTGCTCCTGCTCGGCGCCGAGCGCGTGCCCGGCGTCGACGTCGTCGCCGGGGCAGTGGACCTCGCCGGCGCGCTCGTCGGCGCCGACCTCGTCATCACCGGCGAAGGAGCCTTCGACTTCTCCTCCCGCTCCGGCAAGGTCCCGTACGGCGTCGCGCAGTCCGCGACCGCAGCGCTGGTGCCGTGCATCGCGCTGGCCGGTCAGGTGCTGGTGGGATCCCGGGAGATGCGCGCCCTGGGGATCGAGGCGGCGTACTCGATCGTCGACCGGGTGGGGGAGGAGCGCGCCTTTGCCGCGCCGGCCGAGTCGCTGGCCGACCTGGCCGAGCGCGTTGCCCGGACCTGGGGCCGTTAGCGCCGGGGAAT
The DNA window shown above is from Marmoricola sp. OAE513 and carries:
- the lpdA gene encoding dihydrolipoyl dehydrogenase, which codes for MADANHFDVVILGAGSGGYACALRAAQLGLTVALVEKGNLGGTCLHVGCIPTKALLHAAEVADATRDAGQFGVQASLEGIDMAGVNTYKDGVVQRLFKGLTGLIKGRGITVVEGAGRLVGRDAILVDTADGPQTLTGKNVVLASGSYSRTLPGLEIDGERVLTSEHALRLDKVPASVIVLGGGVIGCEFASVWRSFGAEVTIVEGLPRLMAAEDADSSAQLERAFRKRKIKALTGTMFESYEKTETGVRVTAGGQVLEAELLLVAVGRGASTDGLGYDEQGIAMDRGFVLADERCRTNVPGVFAVGDIVPGLQLAHRGFAQGIFVAEEIAGLAPTPIDETGIPRVTYCDPELASVGLTEAQAVEQHGADAVESLVYDLGGNGKSQILKTQGSVKLVRRKDGPVVGVHLVGARVGELIGEAQLIYNWEAFPADVAPLVHAHPTQNEALGEAHLALAGKPLHAHS
- a CDS encoding leucyl aminopeptidase, which produces MTTYTLRKAAADRVRTDLVVIGVGTDKKGAAVPLGGAEAVAAAYGRGFAPLLAAAGFTGAPGETARVPAGDQVNAGQLLVVGLGDRDALTPEKVRRAAGVASRSLGNVASVALALPADDADHVRAVAEGFLSGLYRFEAFKSKPRKVSLADVVVLSYGARRSDVVAALDHAVLLGDLTAKARDWVNTPPNALVPTKFAAEIQKLTKGTQVGYELVTAAQLKKLGCGGILGVGLGSANPPCLVKLTWAPAEPRGSVALVGKGITFDSGGLTIKPGGSMSAMKSDMAGAAAVVAAIHAVAALELPVAVTAYVPIAENMVSGTSMRPGDVLSMYSGKTVEVTNTDAEGRLILADALTMAAREAPEVIFEISTLTGPCVVALGDRIAGLFGDDETVAEVERAAGVTGELFWHLPIPPEQRTSVRTESKVADLLQHNWVRWGSALYAAAFLEQFVEDVPWAHFDIAGPSYNTGGPWGHVPSGGTGFGISTLVELVAARANR
- the gcvT gene encoding glycine cleavage system aminomethyltransferase GcvT — its product is MALKQSVLHDRHVALGAKFSEFGGWEMPLQYAGVVPEHTAVREAVGVFDVSHLGKVVVRGEGALEFINSCFTNDLGRIEKGKAQYTLCCDEETGGVVDDLIVYLKDDDHLLLVPNAANTAEVVRRLEAKAPAGLTITDHHETHAVLAVQGTKSDEVLQALDLPTGHDYMAFAEAPFDGTDVVVCRTGYTGERGYELIAPNEIAGALWDALFEAGAAYDLAPCGLGARDTLRTEMGYPLHGQDISMSITPVQARIGWAIGWKKDAFWGKAALEAEREAGPKVTLRGLVASGRGIPRPHMSVRLTGDMPIGEITSGTFSPTLKKGIALALINSQVAEGAEVSVDVRGRSEIFVVTKPPFVTAGVREA
- a CDS encoding DUF3043 domain-containing protein yields the protein MFGRSDSSSVPESQPVESAAADKKGRPTPTRKEAEAAAKARAQAAGDKKAAAKLLRETRGDSNKRIREGMKNGEEKYLPARDKGPVKRAVRDWVDSRLMFTEFILPILLVILVAGSVGNKDVQNAAGILQTVTMVLLVVDVVTIRFRLKKALTEQFPGESLKGTTFYGFTRVLQLRFMRLPKPQVRIGGKPI
- a CDS encoding HAMP domain-containing sensor histidine kinase; this encodes MRESYVDLEREAELRAYAVLDAEQIPALERIADLAAEICGMAVAEVNAVSLDDVVHVATTNRDHLRVPREFSFCSPVISYGVDTYTVVDATKQEPFASSPYVTGERASIRSYAAARMVGPTGVVLGNLCVFDYEPREVTIDQLAALQSLSATIVEILEMRRTERELATALNRLAGSHRALHSSNESLEAFAGQISHDLQAPLTAVEVALELLEDEVDLSEDAQMLLGHARSGGRRMQSTITELLDFAVAGSSSPTVPVDLNEVVSEVLADLDWSLTDAKIEVEPLPAVLGQSAELRAVMQNLVANAVKFSAPTAVPHIQIHGESHDGTVRVTVADNGPGVPEEQREAVFGLNVRGDTDVAGYGIGLATCARIVRTRRGAIGVDPSPTGGSSFWFELPAAGQLA
- the nadA gene encoding quinolinate synthase NadA, with protein sequence MTTIDLPLLPLGRGKDLSSERGVECPGDLPAASDPDLVARAEAAKAKLGNRVFVLGHHYQRDEVVQFADVMGDSFKLAKDAAARPEAEFIVFCGVHFMAESADILTSDDQKVILPDLAAGCSMADMARLGQVQDAWDALTDAGVADVVVPITYMNSSADIKAFCGNHDGAVCTSSNADVALEWAFAQKGPDTKVLFFPDQHLGRNTAVLKLGYSLDDCIVWNPLLPNGGNTVEELRAAKVILWKGHCSVHGRFSAEVVDELRATIPDVQVLVHPECAHDVVLKADKVGSTEFIINTIEAAPAGSSWAIGTELNLVKRLANAHPDKNIVFLDKTVCYCSTMNRIDLPHLVWALESLVEGTVVNQIQVDGETEKWAKVALQRMLDLPGRTSKD
- a CDS encoding VOC family protein: MTYPTLLHTVLDTTDVRGTAEFYRQLLGLQYRPGDAPDESGPDPDWLVLLGGNGGRALAFQQVEHLERTTWPDHDVPMQMHLDLTVPDVTELEHQRDRARDLGAEMVLDRSDHDEEPLYVLRDPAGHPFCIFVA
- a CDS encoding glycerate kinase, with translation MRVVIAPDKFAGTLSAVEAARAIATGWSRRVPDAELVEVPLSDGGPGFVDVLHAALGGELIAVTVPDPYGEPVPATVLLVGTTAYVETAQAVGLHLTPAEQRRPTVGSSRGVGELIAAAVDAGATRVLIGAGGTATNDGGAGLLAGLGATGAGAPLDAGPYGLDGLTAVDLGPAHAAVEDVELVLASDVDTQLLGLIGATKTYGPQKGLTEDELLLVDRHLQTFAELTDRKVATVKGAGAAGGIGFALLLLGAERVPGVDVVAGAVDLAGALVGADLVITGEGAFDFSSRSGKVPYGVAQSATAALVPCIALAGQVLVGSREMRALGIEAAYSIVDRVGEERAFAAPAESLADLAERVARTWGR